One window of Trifolium pratense cultivar HEN17-A07 linkage group LG5, ARS_RC_1.1, whole genome shotgun sequence genomic DNA carries:
- the LOC123885477 gene encoding chitinase-like protein 2: MIHSRKKKMNSKCIFFLITISTILAIANSEASVKPLVKIVRGKKLCDRGWECKGWSVYCCNETISDYLQTYQFENLFSKRNDPVAHAVGFWDYHSFITAAALYQPLGFGTSGGKHGGQKEVAAFLGHVGSKTSCGYGVATGGPFAWGLCYNKELSPDKFYCDEYYKLTYPCSPGAAYYGRGAIPIYWNYNYGKIGEALKVDLLNHPEYIEQNATLAFQAALWKWMTPPEKHIPSPHDVFVGNWKPTKNDTLSKRVPGFGATINILYGDQVCGQGSENESMNNIISHYLYYLDLLGVGREEAGPNEILSCAEQAAFKPSGSPSSSTT, from the exons ATGATtcattcaagaaaaaaaaagatgaattcCAAATgcatattttttcttataacaaTTTCAACAATATTAGCAATTGCAAATTCAGAAGCATCAGTGAAACCATTGGTGAAAATAGTAAGAGGAAAGAAACTATGTGACAGAGGTTGGGAATGTAAAGGTTGGTCAGTGTATTGTTGCAATGAAACAATTTCTGATTATTTGCAAACATATCAATTTGAGAATTTGTTCTCAAAGAGAAATGATCCTGTTGCACATGCTGTTGGATTTTGGGATTATCATTCTTTTATTACTGCTGCTGCACTTTATCAGCCTCTTGGATTTGGTACTTCTGGTGGAAAACATGGTGGACAGAAAGAAGTTGCTGCTTTTCTTGGTCATGTTGGAAGCAAAACCTCTT GTGGTTATGGAGTGGCTACAGGGGGACCCTTTGCTTGGGGCTTATGCTATAATAAGGAACTAAGCCCTGATAAATTCTACTGTGATGAATACTACAAATTAACCTATCCATGTAGTCCTGGTGCAGCTTACTATGGCCGTGGTGCCATTCCAATTTACTg GAATTACAATTATGGAAAAATTGGAGAAGCCTTAAAAGTGGATCTATTAAACCATCCAGAATACATTGAACAAAATGCAACATTAGCATTCCAAGCAGCACTATGGAAATGGATGACACCACCTGAAAAACACATACCATCACCACATGatgtttttgttggaaattGGAAACCAACAAAAAATGACACATTATCCAAAAGAGTACCTGGATTTGGTGCCACAATCAATATTTTATATGGTGATCAAGTTTGTGGCCAAGGTTCTGAAAATGAATCAATGAATAATATAATTTCTCATTATCTTTATTATCTTGATTTGTTAGGAGTTGGTAGAGAAGAGGCAGGGCCTAATGAAATTCTATCTTGTGCTGAACAAGCTGCTTTTAAACCTTCTGGCTCAccttcttcttcaacaacttGA